Genomic segment of Callithrix jacchus isolate 240 chromosome 9, calJac240_pri, whole genome shotgun sequence:
AGAGAAAGacaatttaacaaaaaagttgGCAAATACATATAATTTCAGGTAGTGATAAGCACCACTATGAAAACATCAAGCAGAGTAAGAGGCTAGAGTGAAAGCAGTGGCCAAAGGTAGACAGCAAAGGGAAAGCCCTGTAACAGGAAGAAGCATGGCATGTTGGAGAGCCCCTATCAAAAAtatccccacctctgcctccctgaaatACACCAGCCTCTGATCTCTAGAAACCAACCACCAGGGCCCTTCCCTCTGCTTCCTGATTCCCATACCCCTACTTCCTCCAGCCCATGTCaaattccttttctccctttgtgGTCTGCTGCAAAATTTGAACcagtatgtttcttttcttttctttttttgagatagagtttcacactgtcacccaggctggagtgcagtggcgcaatctttgctcactgcaacctccatttcccaggttcaagcaattctcctgcctcagcctcccaagtagctggaattacaggtgcctgccaacaagcccggctactttttgtattttcagcagagacagtgtttgccatgttggccaggctagtctcaaactcctgacctccagtgatccacctgcctcccaaaatgaCACCTGCAGGTGGGAGCCAGACCCCACTACACtgaggcatgagccatagcaccttgCCTCAAACAGTATGTTTCTTTATGACACTGCTAGTTTTGATATGAAGGGGGAGGTAGGAAGATGAAAAAACAATCCTTCCTAATGTCTGTACCATGTGTAGGAAAGAGGCAGATTAATTTATGTAGAGAAGAGGGTagagtgagaaagaagaaagcagagaggCTGAGTAGtatggaagaagagagaagagaggaagcgTTCTTTCTACATTGCTAGTTGAAATCTGGGACCCATTTTAGCAGGTAAACTACGTATGAGAAAAACTACATATAAGAATCTTAGTTTAGTGACTGTCACATTAAACATTTACATAACATGAATTCAAAATTCAtaaatgaaacatattttaattttaacgtTAATGGGGACTACCTCTATTGTATGTACTTAGTACCACCGTTTTCttgtaaataatgaaaaaaaagttcagttAAGGTCAACAGAACTATTATAAAATTTGGATCAATATGTTTCATTATGACATAagacaaaaatttgtttttaaataaaatgggatcatgcaatgttgcccaggctagttgcaaactcctgggctcaagtcatcccacctcagcctccagagtagctggggttaaaggcatgtgtcactgtgcccagccagacacATTTTTAagccagaaaacagaagaaagaaaattctttataGAGGTTTTGAAGAAATAACACCTTTAAAAGTATTCATACTATTGTCTGGTACTGAAATATAATAGTGAGgctaaaaatgtttcaaaaacatttcaaacTATAGTAAGAATATGACCATGTTTTACTAATGCTATGGATACTcctgggtgttttgttttgttttgagacaaggtctctgactctatcacccaggctggagtgtaatggtgcgatcacagctcactgcagcctcaacctcaaaGGCTCAActgaccctctcacctcagccttcctagtagctgggaccacagttgtgtgccacaatgcctggctaatatatatatatatatattttgtatagacggggttttgctatattgcccaggctggtctcaaactcctaggctcaagtgatccacccacatcagccttccaaagtgctgagaattacaagcgtgagccactgtacccagctaacaAAATAGTTTTAAGTCTCTTTCCTATTCTTTCATGGGTGTGGGGAGTCAGCATTCCTTAAACTTTGCACATTATACTTAGTAAATGATTTACTAAGTGAATGATTTGCTTTTTTGCTTGACACAAATAGCTTAGTAATAAAAGTGCCCAGGCAAAATGCCCCCCTTGAAGAGCTCAGAGTGATACTCCAGTAGAAACCAGACCAGTTGATCTGCCCGCACTTTTAATAATGATTTGGTTTGCAAAACTGATTTGGCAAGAGTTCTCAGGACCACTGTTTTGTTATACTGTAAACAGAAAGGTTAACATTAGCATAaatggtttttaaagaaaaaaaatcgcaaaaagatgataaaaactgcaaaaattttcacCTGTTTTTGCAACTTGTAGGCATTGGGCTGTGATGCCACAGCCATAAAAGTAAGTAGCCGTAGTAATTCTTCTCTAATGTTCGGTGACAACAATCTTAGATACAGGTGTATTCTTCAAGTGCTTCTGcttttttccaattttctgtTACATGGGTTACAAAGAAAACACAGCAAGGGATAAAAAATGGAGAGTATAGTAAGTATTTACTTAGTAGTCAATTAAAATGCTACAGTGTTGTATTGGTTTACAAGTTCTTTTctacacttaaattttttttattatggaatattttaaacacataagaAATTATCTGTATAATTCTATGTAATATCCAATGTAACTACATCCAGAATTATCaaacagtattttgtttttaacttgaaATTAAATGGCCACTTAATAGCTAAAAAATGACATATTATGtcactcaatttttattttgctaaaggTCACCAAATTAATAACTCAGAAGTTAGTATTTCTAGGTAACTCAGTTCTTAAATCCTTGTACTATATtgtgagggatctgtggggatcatTCCcctgtgaggcccctgggaaatcggcctcaccatatggtgagctggagcccggacacagatccccggttggggaaGTCGAGCTGAGTGAAAGCAGGAACCCAGAGAGGAACtatatattattcaaaataattaacagacattactttatggatatgaggacttgggaggcattgtgtctactttcggctccttatggtttattgtctcattgtgttcattttggacccttgttaccttcattgtaaaatattaacttaagtatttacacttggtaacttacttaccgtaacttactgggtgtaactgtaacttacttaccataacttactgggcgtgactgtaacttacttaccttgacctattgggtgtaacctacttactgggcttaacttacttactgggcgtaacttagtgggcgtaacttgcttactgtaatttaagtacgttgatctggcataaacaactttaacttcagaaaagtatataatgaaacatattgcaaaaataaaattgctgatgGGCATAGCGCAtgtggccctccagacctcgctctttttctttctcctttttttccagtgcatgctctcttccaggtttgggaccctctcgctggacgagattcccgggctcacaTTCAGTTCACAACAATATTGTATTTCTTAGAATGTCCCTGTGATATCCCTGTGATGTACTGCCTTAGATTTATGCCCTATACTATATTATTACATttgataatataatttaaaaggtaGGCAATACtagtgacattaaaaaaaaaagactccttgAAGTACCTTAAcatcacagaagaaaaatattaaaatgtaatactCATATAGTATACACAATTTTCTACTTCAacttgcatatttaaaaatgtttcattacaccaaaaattaaagtataaacaTCCTGTCTTACCTAAAAGTTCAATAATTCCTCAATTAATATCAAGATATTCATCAGTTAATAGGCACTCTCTCTCGTGTGTATAGTATTTTGCTATGACATCAAAGAGTATCTTCTCAATGCTCAATCTTgtctcttcatttctgttttgcaTTAACTGGTGACTAGCTGTAACTATCAACTGGCCAGGGAAATACTCCAAGCATTCAATTGCTGCATTAAGCTAGTTATCAATCCTGGAgggaaaatgcaaaccaaaataaATCAATGGTTAACATTTCCATTTAATTACATGCACTGTCAGataaaacatgataaaatccGGCTAATTTAAGCTAGATAAATCTAAAGAAGTTATTTTTTGAGAGAAGCATTTCAATACATTTCACTGGATGAGTGAAGGGCTACATGAGAATGGCTGTATTCCTTACTGAACACCACCACACACCTTTATGGACTGTTATtttcacaaagttaaaataatttttagtgaacactttattatttatttctaattttgttagttctcttcccttttcctgctCCAATGAGATGCATATGGttctattattatttgaaaataagatacCAAATATTTTCCCAACCTAGATGTATTGTTTACCTCACCACACATTGttttacctttcctttttttttttttttttttttttgagacggagtttcgctcttgttacccaggctggagtgcaatggcgcaatctccgcctcctgggttcaggcaattctcctgcctcagcctcctgagtagctgggattacaggcacgcgccaccatgcccagctaattttttgtatttttagtagagtcagggtttcaccatgttgaccaggatggtctcgatctcttgacctcatgatccacctgcctcagcctcccaaagtgctgggattataggcgtgagccacagtgcccggcctgttttaCCTTTCTTATTTGCCCACCCCAGTAAGATAAGAAATTTAAGGTCCTGTCACTACCCCGCAGTCCATGACTCCTTCggaaggtctttatttctccGTTTTCCATGTCTGCTGCCCTCCCAACCCCTAGATTTTGCCAAGAGAGATTAGAATTTATTATAATTTCCCTTAATAGTATGTCcccttttttgacttttttttttcctgagatagggtcttgttctgttgcccaggctggagtgcagtggcatgatcttggctcactacaaactccgcctcctgggctaaaaagcaatcctctcactttagccccccaggtagctgggactacaggtgtgtaccatcacacctggctaatttttgtattttttatagagacagggttttgctatggtTGCTCagtatggtctcaaacttctggactcaagtgatccaccagccttgggctaccaaagtgctaggattttagGTGTGgacccctgtgcctggcctgaattctTCACAATCCTCAAAATATCTTTCCTGACTCATTCCCTctgcctttcctccctccctccctccctccctccctccttcccttcctcccttccttccttaatatgagacaggttttcactatgtcacacagctagaatacagtgacacagtcatagatcactgtaacctccaactcttgggctcaagtgatcctttcccctcagcttcttgagtaactgggactacagacatgtgctgtcatgcctagctaatttttatttatttatttatttttttgagacagaggttcgctcttattacccaggctggagtgcaatggtgcgatctcggctcactgcaacctccgcctcctgggttcaggcaattctcctgcctcaacctcctgagtagctgggattacaggcacgcgccaccatacccagctaattttttgtatttttagtagagacggggtttcaccatgttgaccaggatggtctcgatctctcgacctcgcgatccacccacctcagcctcccaaagtactgggattacaggggagccactgcacctggccaactgttttcatttttaattgagacagggtctcactctgctgcccagactggattgcaatgatgcggtcacagctcactgcagccttgggttcaagtgattctcctgcctcagcttcccaaatagctggaattacaggcatatgccaccaggcctggataattttgtatttttagtagagatggggtttctccgtgttggtcaggctggtctcaaactccccacttcaggtgatttacccacctcagcctcgcaaagttctgggattacaggggagccactgcacctggccaactgttttcatttttaattgagacagggtctcactctgctgcccagactggattgcaatgatgcggtcacagctcactgcagccttgaccttcccagctcaagtgatccccccgcccccagcttcctgagcagcATTTTATGGTTAGGGAAACCAAATCAGAAGAAtcatgttttggttttgttttaaaaaagacatgTGAGGGAATGAAAGCTGGCACCCTAATGgggtttttaaaagtattatccTTATCCTTGTTATACAGGCACATAATATAACCTTTTAAATAGCTGTACCAGTTTGTCACAAAAAAATAGCAGTTTCCTACCCTTTCATTCCCTCCTCCCAGACACAGCCATTTACAACTAATATCTAGAAACAACGTGCTTATATGGTTAACTTTATGATTTTTCAGCTTTAGGCACATCCATTAACTTTCTAAAAGGGAAAATGGGGATTTATGTATCTTTCCCTCCTTGCATCTGTCTTACAAATACTTCCTCATGCCCTTCTCTTTTAATATAATTAGATTAATTTGATTAGAGCAATACGGCATATTTATTTTGGCCATAAGCGCTTTTTAGAGTTGAGATATATAATAAATCATCTGTTGCTAAAACCAAAAATGcatattattcctttttctttacaacattttgttttctttagagcaaatacatttttgttgtctgTTTTGCTTAGTTTTTTACAGTCATACACATTTTCACCTACAAACGCTCCAACAGTTACCCACATCACCTGCTGGGATACTCAGGTGTATcaggtattttattaatttcatcttCTTAGAGAATTCCCCTTCACAAGATTTCTCACGTCTCAATCATGGGCTGGCTGCCCTCTATGCTTGGTGCATGGTTGTAATCCTGGGATCTCCCTTTACCATGATCATGGGGATTACCTTTGCCTCTCTCTTATGTTGGATCTCCTACAGCCTGTCTTCTGTGGCTTTTCTTGTTTACTGCTCATTTTAGTGGCACACATTTTCTAGTAGTTTCCTGAGAAAGGGTACATGggagatatatatgtatttattttttttcagacagaattttgctctgttgcctaggctggagtgcaatggagtgatctcggctcactacaacctccgcctcctgggtgggttcaagcctcagcctcctgagtagctgggattacaggcacacaccaacacactcggctaatttttatatttttggtagagacagggtttcaccaccagccaggctggtctcaaactcttggcctcaagcagtctgtccaccataatctcccaaagtgttgggattacaggcatgaaccaccacaactggtctgagaaaattttttttgtttgtatttctgaaattttctttattctagcCTCTTATTTGATTGACAGAATTCTAGGCTCGAAATAATTTCTCAAATACTTTTAAAGATATTTCCCCATTGCCTTCTAGCTTCTTTTGTTGGTGTTTCAAAGACTAAAGCGTTGCAGTTGgctatgaaggaaaaaaagactaaagCCTTTCTGATTAATAATACTATGTATCTGATTTGTTCCCCATCGCTATTCCGAAACAAAAACGTATTTGctctaaggaaaacaaaatgttgtaaaggaataatatatatttttggttacAGCAGCAGATGCTGCTATATTGGAAACAGTAAAAACTACTGAGCTATGattcacatgccataaaattcactttttttttttttttgagacagattctgtGTCGcctagctggagtacagtggcacgatcttggctaactgcaacctctgcctcccaggttcaaatgattctaatgccttagtctcttgagtagctaggactacaggtgcttgccaccacaccctgctaacttctgtatttttagtagaaaggcaGTTTTGTTACATTGGCCAGGcccgtctcaaactcctgatctcaagtgatctgtttgcCTCGCCTCAGCCAGCGTgggccaccctgcctggccaaaattcacccttttaaagtgtataaCCCAGTGTTTTCTAGTACATTCACAAAGTTATGCAGCCATCACTATCATCTAATTCCAGACTATTGCATCGTTCCTGTTTTAGAGGAAATGCATAAATGGGTGAATTTTTACATGGATATTTCTTTTATTGGcttctgaaaaaaacaaagtaagcaTTTGAGTTTAGCTCAACATAGCTCTTCTAgggtataaagaaaatatattacagtATCTTAGGTAACACTAACCTTAAAggttcttttgctttttcatcaGTGAACTCATTCTCagcatccttttattttctgcaaTGATCATAAGATGATTTATTGCCTAGAAATCTGTAGAGACTACTGTTGGAATcttcaaattaaatgaaaagcTTCTTCATTCCTACTAGTTCAAATACTTTGTGATTCATTAAAACTTGGCAAAGATGAACTTCTTTAAGACGAGAGATGTCATTGCTACTTAGGCATGTGTTTTGCATAAGATGACTTAAGACCACATCGACAGCATCAGAACCAGTAAAACAGTCTTTGTATGTTCTTAAATGACGcctccttctttttatttccacttGGGCCTGAAGAGAGTGAATAATACCTTCCCATAGCTGAGTAGCTTGAAAAGGACCAGAGCatcctgaaaaaaattaaatatacatttctaacaaatttagatcatacaaaaatatgcaaatttttcAGTTTTGACAACCTTTAGCTTGTTGAAGGCATATCTGCGGCTAATATCCTTCTTACATGTCATCTCACATCTTACATAAACTAGAGTATATTTACTAAGTTGTACCATGTTGGTCCGCCAATAAACAGAGTAAACCTAGGAACTTGCTTTACTGATGTGAAATATATTATTATGTGAACTTATATACCCTTATTACATGGTTAACTACTAGCTATACTTAATCTTCAAGAATGTTATTTTAGGGCACATTTAAAAGGAATGCAAATACATTTCAGTATTGATTATTACAGAGTTGTGGCTTCACCAAgctctttgccttttcttttttctttttgtccttttgaACAATGGTAAGCTCTTCATTAGGGAGATCAAGGCAAGGAACTGAATAaactaatgaattttttttttattattttgttttatttagtaaCAATTTATTGTTTAAACCAGTTGTTTAAAAAGTtcactgaggccaggcacagtggctcacgcctgtcgtcccagcactttgggaggcccggggGGGGCGgttgcggatcacctgaggtcaggagtttaagcccaatctggccaacataacaagacctcatctctactaaaaataaaaaaattagctgagtatggtggcatgtgcctgtaatcctagttactcaggaggctgaggcaggagaatctcttgaacccaggaggtggaggttgtggtgagcagaaatcgtgcccctgcactccagccttggtgacagagcaagactacgtctcaaaaagaaaaaatttgctgAAAGATGAAACAGAGGGTCACATCCTTACTTGAGTTGAATACTTGAATATAACCCAATTATCTAAATTATAAAGCAAAACTACCAAATATTGTAGACACTGGGCTCTAAAATGTTCTTCCACTGTTGCTCTTGATTAAGGGGTTTAGATAAAGATGTGCCTGATCTTACATGGACATATTGCATAACGAAAAAAAAGTATGCCTTATCACAtgctgaaattaaataaataagaaaaattaaaaaattaactatgggcacaaaaaaagaaaaaattgctgagaaataatgaaaacctaaaaacaataaaaatgtccaTTACTGGCCAGGttcgatggctcatgcctataatcccagaattttgggaggctgaagcaggacaactgcctgagctcaggacttcaagaccagcttgggcaacacagggagactctataaaaaatgcaaaaaattagcagggcacagtggcatgcacctgcagtccagctgctcaggaggctgaggtgggaggatcacaagctggggaggtcaaggctgcagtaagctgtgaccctgccactgcactctagtctgggcaacaaagtgagatcctgtctcaattaaaaacaaaaacagttggccaggtgcagtggctcatgcctgtaatcccagcactttgggaggccaaggcaaatggattacctgaggtcaggagttcaagaccaggctggccaacatgaagaaaccccgtctctactaaaaatacaaaaaaaaaaaaaaatttagctggtgtAGTGACATGCACATGTGATCCAAGCTAATtgcgaagctgaggcaggagaattgcttgaacttgggaggtggaggttgcaagtgagctgagtgagacttaaaaaaaaaaaacaaaacccagtctattacctgaaaaaaaaagttaaataaaccaTGGTATACCCTTACTATAGAATAGTTGGCAGCCATTAGAAACAATGAAGTAGAGCTATGTTTACAGTGTGCAAGGAGTTCATTAagtagggaaaaagaaaagccaaaaccaaaaagttttaaaaaatgagttgagCAGAACAACCTGTACATTATCTTACTTAGGTAAGGTAAACATGAATTCTCAACATACATACAAATGtatgtaaataaatagaaagatttgGAAGAATGTACTTCAAATGACTAAACTTGGGAAAGTAGGATTGTAATGTGGCTGATGAAAGAGgatgttcattttttaataaatgtttttcatttgagaCCAGTCatgttaacattattttttattctatgttTCTGCATTGTTATAATGGGCACATATAAATTCATTGTTTAATTAATTGGAGATAGTAAAAACTACTGAGATAGAAtttacatgccataaaattcacccttttaaagtgtataattcagtacTTTCTAGTACATTCACGAAATTGTGCAGCCATCACTATTATCTGCTTTCAGACCATTGCATAATTCCACAAAGAAATGTATAATTCCTAGTCACTCTTCATTGCTTCCTaccccagtaatttttttttttttttgagatggagtcttgctcggttgcccaggctggagtgcagtgaccccatcttggctcactgcaacctctgcctcccgttttgaagcgattctcctgggtcagcctccggagtagctgggattacacgcgcgtaccaccatgactggctaatttttgtatttttagtagagatggggtttcaccatgttggtcaggctggtctcaaattcccgaccttgtgatccgcccacctcggcctcccaaagtgctgggattacaggtgtgagccaccgcgcccggcctataaaattttaattaaaaaatttaaagaatgaggccgggcgcagtggctcaagcctgtaatcccagcactttgggaggccgaggcgggtggattacgaggtcaagggatcgagaccatcctggtcaacttggtgaaaccccgtctctattaaaaatacaaaaaattagctgggcatggtggcacgtgcctgtaatcccagctactcaggaggttgaggcaggagaattgcctgaacccaggagcggaggttgcggtgagccgagatcacgccattgcactccaagcctgagtaacaagagtaaaactccgtctcaaaaaaaaatttaaagaataaggGAATAACCTGGAACATCTAGAATGTTGTTTCTAGATTTGGGGGGTGGAAGTGGGTAGAATCCAAGAATTTAAGCTCTCTTCTTCGCCTATGCATACATAACTGCAAAAAGTATGCCCAACTTTACATAAGTATGATGTTTAcgataaaattacagaaataaaaatccatTACCCTCAAATTCCTTCTGTAATATAAGTTACCCGTCTAATCACTCCAGAAATCTTATCCCCAGACGTTGTGGGCAGAGCAGAGACTGAGGAGGGGAGGCCAGAGAGTGATgggcagaggtgggcaggagCGTACTCCATAGGGTTGGCAGAAGATAGAGAGGTGGAGCCTAGATGTTTTCCATGGAGAGTCTACCTCTCTAACCTTCATTAAACAAGTAGGCTAAAGAAATAACTCTTCTAGTTTAAGGAACTTGCCCTCTAGTACTTTAACCCCTTGTTGCTCTAAGTGTAGCCCAGGGACCAGCAGCATTGGTGCCATCTGGACATGTATTAGAAacccagatttttctttctttttttttttgagacggagtttcactcttgttacccaggctggagtgcaatggcgcgatctcggctcaccgcagcctccgcctcctgggttcaagcaattctcctgcttcagtctccagagtagcagggactacaggcgcgcgcctccatgcccagctaattttttttttttttgtatttttagtacagggtttcaccgttttgacctcgtgatccacccgcctcggcctcccaaagtgctgggattataggcatgagccaccgcgcccggccttagaaACGCAGATTATCAGACCCTACACCTCAatgagaatttgcattttcacAAGATCCCAGGAGATTCGtatgtttattaaaatttgagaaaaatgctTTCCTGGACTATCCAAAGCCACTTCACCAGAGTGACTCCTGAAAAGTTCCCAGTCCAGTGCCTTGGGAGAGCAAGAAGCGGGCAGGTCTAGGAAATAGGCCGGGCCTCGGACCGCGGAGGAGCAGAGTCCCAGCCGCCCGCTCCCCTCAGCGCGGCCCCTCCATCTTCACTACACCTTTGGCTAGGATCTACAGGACTACCTGTCCTCTTTTTCCGGCAGAAGACACCTGTACAGTTCATGAAACTTGACCCGTTCAGCCCTGGGCCCGGAAGCTCGTTCTGACTGCCAAGTCTACGGAACCGCGGAGTCAAAAGAACCGCCAAAACCTAGGGCGCTGGTACATACCCTGGCACCGTAGCCCCGCCCCAACCTGACCCCTGGGGGCGGAGAGAAGTCCTGGCTCCGTCTCTTCCGAGCCAGCAGGAAGTGACGTCATGCCTCGGTCGGCAGGTCTTCCCGTCTTTTTCCCCCTCCCTTACTCTTCGTCCccagtccctcccctccccacccccttccctcctccagcTCCGGCGTTTGCGGCCGTTGGGGCGGCGGAGGCTATGGAGTAAAGCCGAAGTCAGCGACCAGGAGCGAAGGCAGAGCAGGAACAGCCAGGCGGCATTTAGGGGGGCGGGGGGAAAGGGCTCCAGCACCGCCCCTcttggaaggagaggaaagaggtaAGTGACCGGCCGCCGGCACCGAGCGACCTCCCTTACTGGCCGCGTTCTCGCCTGACTCCCGGGGCCAGCGAGGAGGGAATGGAGAAGGACCCGCGCCCGGGGTAGGCCTCCCAGGGCGCCGGGGCTGGTGAGTGTTGCCTGGGGACGGGCCTGCAGGCTACTGGCCAGGCAGTCGGCTGTCGGAGTCCGAGCGAAGCGGGGCTGGGCGAACAGTGAGCTCCGGGGAGCGGATCCGAGAGGGCCGAGTCCTCGAAAGAGGCCTTGAGGCGACGGGAGACCCGGGATTGGGGTCAGCTGCAGGAGGGAGAGCCCCCCATGCCTGCTCGAGAGCTCGGGTTTCGGTGGTGGAGAACGTGGTACCCTTGGGGAAATTGGACACTACTTTAGGAACGGGTGAGACAGCTCCCCTCTCAGTTCTGAGGTCCGGAATCCCGTAGTCGGGGTCACCAACCAGGGCCCTGCCGCCCGCCGTCCTTCTCTGACAGTAGCTTTAGTTCTGGAATGGAAGGTTATTGTGTGTGAGGTGGGTGGGGCAGGTGTTTTGTGAAGACAAAAAAATCCCACCGGTTACTCCTGCAGTCTTGTTTTTCTAAGCGGAAGAAAACGAATGGAGGAAGGTTTAGACCGATAAAGCTTGCAAAAAACTTCTTGGACTCTGAGCACATACCTGTGATACGTAATTAAGGAGACCATAATTATCAAATCCACCCTTTAAGGCACTGAATGAGGCTCGAAACACATGCCGCTTAAAAGCGCTATGC
This window contains:
- the DEPDC4 gene encoding LOW QUALITY PROTEIN: DEP domain-containing protein 4 (The sequence of the model RefSeq protein was modified relative to this genomic sequence to represent the inferred CDS: inserted 1 base in 1 codon; substituted 5 bases at 5 genomic stop codons), with the protein product MCSESKKFFASFIGLNLPPFVFFRLEKQDCRSNRVPRSPPPKPELSSRHGGLSLLQLTPIPGLPSPQGLFRGLGPLGSAPRSSLFAQPRFARTPTADCLASSLQARPQATLTSPGALGGLPRARVLLHSLLAGPGSQARTRPVREVARCRRPVTYLFPLLPRGAVLEPFPPAPLNAAWLFLLCLRSWSLTSALLHSLRRPNGRKRRSWRREGGGEGRDWGRRVREGEKDGKTCRPRHDVTSCWLGRDGARTSLRPQGSGWGGATVPGYVPAPXVLAVLLTPRFRRLGSQNELPGPGLNGSSFMNCTGVFCRKKRTGCSGPFQATQLWEGIIHSLQAQVEIKRRRRHLRTYKDCFTGSDAVDVVLSHLMQNTCLSSNDISRLKEVHLCQVLMNHKVFELVGMKKLFIXFEDSNSSLYRFLGNKSSYDHCRKXKDAENEFTDEKAKEPLRIDNXLNAAIECLEYFPGQLIVTASHQLMQNRNEETRLSIEKILFDVIAKYYTHERECLLTDEYLDINXGIIELLENWKKAEALEXIHLYLRLLSPNIREELLRLLTFMAVASQPNAYKLQKQYNKTVVLRTLAKSVLQTKSLLKVRADQLVWFLLEYHSELFKGGILLLDLVSKKLKKLLHGEDADATSGFTFCRPLTYKEFEKQKGRTIQYVYQLALEINSNPSISLKRKRKLIKEFRKQHPEALN